The following are encoded in a window of Panicum virgatum strain AP13 chromosome 5N, P.virgatum_v5, whole genome shotgun sequence genomic DNA:
- the LOC120676916 gene encoding zinc finger BED domain-containing protein RICESLEEPER 2-like yields MLLIDCMNVIALTSFLPSNEDWQHIQCVADCLKVFYEVTKRVSGTKYPTLSLYFNDFCGIYLFLQDWQFGVDTFVASMAVPMVDTFEKYWDIANKLLEIATILDPRYKMKSIEYYYKLLYDPFVADLRIESARKSFLELFNEYASQPSQPSSDGNSSRNSEATIPSSTQSSSSLLATRLGLERFIYENNSSRHSKSELEIYLEDPSSPGIGDSSFDILAWWRVNGPKYPIISRMARDILSVPLSTVVSESIFSSAKRILDDYRCNLLPETIEAIMCSRDWLKGHIPAEPRGVEVDIPTYESSLPTKSQEDQNDDD; encoded by the exons ATGCTTTTGATAGATTGCATGAATGTGATAGCTCTTACAAGTTTTTTACCTTCCAATGAGGACTGGCAGCATATTCAGTGTGTAGCAGATTGCCTCAAGGTTTTTTATGAGGTTACAAAAAGAGTTTCAGGCACAAAATATCCCACTTTAAGTCTGTACTTTAATGATTTCTGTGGAATTTATCTTTTTCTCCAGGACTGGCAGTTCGGTGTTGATACATTTGTTGCATCAATGGCTGTACCAATGGTGGATACGTTTGAGAAATATTGGGACATTGCAAATAAATTATTAGAAATTGCAACAATTCTTGACCCTCgctacaaaatgaaatccattGAGTATTACTATAAATTGCTTTATGATCCATTTGTGGCTGATCTAAGAATTGAATCTGCAAGAAAATCATTTCTTGAGTTGTTTAATGAATATGCAAGTCAACCCTCCCAACCATCATCAGATGGTAACTCATCAAGGAATTCTGAGGCAACAATACCTAGTTCAACACAGTCATCATCTAGTTTGCTTGCAACCAGATTGGGACTAGAGAGGTTTATATATGAGAACAATTCAAGTCGTCATAGTAAATCAGAGTTGGAGATTTATCTTGAAGACCCGTCTTCTCCTGGAATTGGCGATAGTTCTTTTGATATTCTGGCTTGGTGGAGAGTTAATGGCCCAAAATATCCAATCATTTCTCGGATGGCTCGTGATATATTGAGTGTTCCACTTTCAACCGTGGTCTCTGAGTCAATTTTCAGTTCTGCTAAGAGAATACTTGATGATTATCGCTGCAACCTACTCCCAGAAACAATTGAGGCTATAATGTGTTCACGTGATTGGCTGAAGGGTCACATACCAG CCGAGCCTAGGGGTGTTGAAGTTGACATACCTACTTATGAATCATCTCTACCAACAAAAAGTCAAGAAGATCAAAATGATGATGATTAA
- the LOC120672589 gene encoding nucleolin-like gives MDAAGAAAKFRALDAELAAKSSRIAELEGRVSLLEAENTRLRKALGRGEATDPAPEGDPKFCRLAAVPRGSEHEAAEKPGKSVTCDVIEVSDDEEGAAGDANRGRSPGEGVLAVPTPRKRAMRSVTGESEDEGDAEGGGGSSKEYSVGLEDDGVLASPRGKRRAAARVVTSDSEGEDVSDGGLGSGKDDGGLQEEGVKASKKRGFCRICDREDEDAIEGVDVVTSKAASPSQIQSGEDEDDMVPVCQVLKKMRKERVSDDDDDDEFGEAKGCSTPPTRRSARLVKNQSKGGRAARRVLNFVEPKEYEGSEDDVEEDDDMEEFINDEDSSENTSDSAEESCDEPDTSGTSVLNEGSSPAPEESDSEVDYADVMARIGRKNKAKDWKFEGDMLAAFNEHPEICLKAVCALYRKQTEEEQKQKATFVHNKQGFNQIHALRGSRIAEFLLDGDLYGPLKKTISELEEYDRNALGFCRKVASHYSKQLFAIYQNKEDPYFHP, from the exons atGGACGCCGCGGGGGCCGCGGCGAAGTTCCGGGCCCTcgatgccgagctcgccgctAAGTCCTCTCGCATCGCTGAACTGGAGGGCAGGGTCTCGCTCCTCGAAGCCGAGAACACGCGATTGAGGAAAGCCCTGGGGAGAGGAGAAGCAACGGATCCTGCACCGGAGGGAGATCCAAAATTTTGCCGATTGGCGGCAGTTCCACGCGGAAGCGAGCACGAGGCAGCCGAGAAGCCGGGAAAGAGTGTGACCTGCGATGTTATTGAGGTCAGTGACGACGAAGAGGGGGCTGCCGGCGATGCCAACAGGGGGAGAAGCCCGGGGGAGGGCGTCCTTGCCGTCCCGACTCCTCGGAAGCGCGCGATGCGGTCGGTGACCGGGGAGAGCGAGGATGAAGGCGACGCGGAGGGGGGCGGTGGTAGCAGCAAGGAATACAGTGTGGGTCTGGAGGACGACGGTGTTTTGGCCTCGCCGCGGGGTaagaggcgggcggcggcgcgggtggtcACCAGCGATAGCGAGGGTGAGGATGTGAGTGACGGTGGGCTTGGGAGTGGCAAGGATGATGGTGGGCTTCAGGAGGAAGGCGTTAAGGCCAGCAAGAAGCGGGGGTTCTGCAGAATCTGTGACAGGGAGGATGAGGATGCCATTGAGGGTGTCGATGTGGTTACTTCGAAGGCTGCTTCGCCGTCACAGATTCAGAGTGGGGAGGATGAGGATGATATGGTTCCCGTTTGTCAAGtgctgaagaagatgaggaaagAGAGGGTGagcgatgacgatgatgatgatgaatttggTGAAGCAAAAGGGTGTTCTACTCCCCCAACAAGACGCTCAGCTCGGTTGGTTAAAAATCAGTCAAAAGGGGGACGAGCTGCACGCCGGGTTCTCAACTTTGTTGAGCCCAAGGAATATGAAGGAAGTGAAGATGATGTGGAAGAGGATGATGATATGGAGGAGTTCATAAATGATGAGGATTCTTCAGAAAACACTAGTGATTCTGCTGAAGAATCCTGTGACGAACCAGATACATCTGGTACATCTGTTCTGAATGAAGGATCCTCTCCAGCACCAGAAGAGTCTGACAGTGAGGTAGACTATGCAGATGTTATGGCTCGCATAGGCCGTAAAAACAAAGCTAAAGACTGGAAATTTGAGGGAGATATGCTAGCAGCATTCAATGAACATCCCGAGATCTGCCTGAAGGCTGTTTGTGCCCTCTACCGGAAGCAAACTgaggaggaacaaaagcaaaagGCCACTTTTGTTCATAACAAGCAGGGATTTAACCAGATACATGCCCTAAG GGGATCTCGCATAGCAGAATTTCTTCTGGATGGTGATCTGTATGGTCCACTGAAGAAGACCATCTCAGAATTAGAAGAGTATGATCGTAATGCTCTTGGGTTCTGTCGCAAGGTGGCTTCACATTACTCAAAACAACTATTTGCAATTTATCAGAACAAGGAGGACCCTTACTTTCATCCATAG
- the LOC120672588 gene encoding jasmonoyl--L-amino acid synthetase GH3.3-like, which yields MPEKKSEEERGAFCGEAVIAEFEALTRDAAAVQRETLRRILSDNAATEYLRGRGLAGRTDAASFRACVPLATHADVEPYIARIADGDTSAVLTAGPITSISLSSGTTQGKRKYLPFNQELVKSTMQIYRTSYAFRNRAFPVEDGKALQFIYGSQEFTTKGGLTATTATTNVYRSDEFMPTMRAIQSQVCSPDAVIFGPDFAQSLYCHLLCGLLFADEVRIVSATFAHSVVLAFQTFERVWEELCADIRAGALSQTRVTAPAVRKAVSALLAAPNPTLADEVARRCAALSNWYGVIPALFPNARYVHGIMTGSMEHYVKKLRHYAGGLPLVAAEYGSSEGWVGANVEPETPPESATFTLLPNIGYFEFIPLKATDGAAAASDTSFAEAEPVGLTEVNVGEHYEVVMTTFAGLYRYRLGDVVKVAGFYNSTPKLKFVCRRNLMLSINIDKNSEHDLQLAVDSAAKLLAAEKLEVVDYSSHADVSRDPGHYVVFWELNADGNDDVLQSCCDELDRAFTDPGYVGSRKAGAIAPLELRVLQRGTFQKVLRHYLSNGAPVSQFKSPRCVARSNAGVLQILSGNVVKVFFSAAYD from the exons ATGCCGGAGAAGAagagcgaggaggagcgcggcgcgTTCTGCGGCGAGGCGGTGATCGCCGAGTTCGAGGCGCTCAcgcgggacgccgccgccgtgcagcgGGAGACGCTGCGCCGGATCCTCTCGGACAACGCCGCCACCGAGTACCTCCGGGGCCGGGGCCTCGCCGGCCGCACCGACGCCGCCAGCTTCCGGGCCTGCGTGCCGCTCGCCACGCACGCCGACGTCGAGCCCTACATTGCGcgcatcgccgacggcgacACCTCCGCCGTGCTCACCGCCGGGCCCATCACCTCCATCTCCCTCAGCTCCGGCACCACGCAGGGGAAGCGCAAGTACCTGCCCTTCAACCAGGAGCTCGTCAAGTCCACGATGCAGATATACCGGACTTCCTACGCCTTCAGGAACAG GGCGTTCCCCGTGGAGGACGGCAAGGCGCTGCAGTTCATCTACGGCAGCCAGGAGTTCACCACCAAGGGCGGGCTGACGGCGACCACGGCCACCACCAACGTGTACCGGAGCGACGAGTTCATGCCCACCATGCGCGCCATCCAGTCGCAGGTGTGCAGCCCGGACGCGGTGATCTTCGGCCCGGACTTCGCGCAGTCGCTCTACTGCCACCTCCTCTGCGGCCTGCTCTTCGCCGACGAGGTCCGCATCGTCTCCGCCACCTTCGCGCACAGCGTCGTGCTCGCCTTCCAGACCTTCGAGCGCGTctgggaggagctctgcgcCGACATCCGCGCCGGCGCGCTGTCCCAGACGCGGGTCACCGCACCCGCCGTCCGGAAGGCCGTCTCGgcgctcctcgccgcgcccAACCCCACGCTCGCCGACGAGGTGGCGCGCAGGTGCGCCGCGCTCAGCAACTGGTACGGCGTCATCCCGGCGCTCTTCCCCAACGCCAGGTACGTGCACGGCATCATGACGGGGTCCATGGAGCACTACGTCAAGAAGCTCCGCCACTACGCCGGCGGGCTGCCCCTCGTCGCTGCCGAGTACGGCTCCTCCGAGGGCTGGGTCGGCGCCAACGTCGAGCCAGAGACGCCGCCGGAGTCCGCCACCTTCACCTTGCTCCCCAACATCGGCTACTTCGAGTTCATCCCGCTCAAGGCcaccgacggcgccgccgccgcctccgacacCTCCTTTGCCGAGGCGGAGCCCGTCGGCCTGACGGAAGTCAACGTCGGCGAGCACTACGAGGTCGTCATGACCACATTCGCAG GGCTGTACCGGTACCGTCTGGGGGACGTGGTGAAGGTGGCCGGGTTCTACAACTCCACTCCCAAGCTCAAGTTCGTGTGCCGGCGCAACCTGATGCTGAGCATCAACATCGACAAGAACAGCGAGCACGACCTGCAGCTGGCGGTGGACAGCGCGGCCAAGCTCCTGGCGGCGGAGAAGCTGGAGGTGGTCGACTACAGCAGCCACGCCGACGTGTCGCGCGACCCGGGCCACTACGTCGTCTTCTGGGAGCTCAACGCCGACGGCAACGACGACGTGCTGCAGAGCTGCTGCGACGAGCTGGACCGGGCCTTCACCGACCCCGGCTACGTCGGGTCGCGGAAGGCCGGCGCCATCGCCCCGCTGGAGCTGCGGGTGCTGCAGCGGGGCACCTTCCAGAAGGTGCTCCGCCACTACCTCTCCAACGGCGCCCCCGTCAGCCAGTTCAAGTCGCCGCGCTGCGTCGCCCGGAGCAACGCCGGCGTCCTCCAGATCCTCTCCGGCAATGTCGTCAAGGTCTTCTTCAGCGCCGCCTACGACTGA